The DNA segment GATAATAACCTTTGAATTTGCTTTGCAAAATAAAATGTTTGTCCATGCTGCTCCTGTTATTCCTATTAATGTTTTTGCTTTGTAAAAAATATTTACCTGTTCATCTATACTTTTTGTAATTAAGTCTATATTTTTAAAACCTCTATCAGTGATTTTATTTAATAAATCTCTTTGATTTTGTGCAATTCTATGTGAGCCTTTCCTTTCAAGGTAAACTTTTTCGGGATAAAAGTTATCATTAAAATAGATATTTTGAAATTTCAAGGCCATGCTTCTTAAACTATTTTGTCTGTAATAATACAGGGGGAAATGATTGTTTTTAGAATCGAATTGATTAAATATAACTTTATTAACTTCATTAATAAAATAAAGTTTTTTTACTTTATAGGTTTTATGTTTATTGAGATAGATAATTTTTAAATTCAACAATTTTGTAAAAACCCGTAGTGATTCTGCCATACTCTGAATATACTTGCAACTCTCATCTACTAAAATATAATTGGTCTGATCTGATTGGTAGTACATCATTTTTGGTAATATTTCAATCATCCAATGGTACCAATTGTGACTACCGTTTCCTGCAAGAAAAAAACCTTCGTCTATTTTTTCAATATCATTTAAACGTACTAATGCTATTTTTTTTGAATGACGTTCAATATATCCTTCATTAAATCTTTCATTATTATTTATTGCTTCGTAATATATGTTTGTACCTTTAATAATAGCTGAAGACCGAGAGTTTATAAGTGCGTTTTCAATTAAATATAAATTTAAATTTGGTATATTTATATTAATGTTGTTTTGTGTTTTACTAATATAGTCATAACCATCTAAAATTTTTTTTGCAGGATTTAATCGATTAAAATGTTTGATTTTAAATACTGATTTTTTTTCACCTCGCAGTTTGTTTAAAATTTTAATTTGTAAAAAACTTAAAAAATAGATGTCAAAAAATATATTTGTACTTAGTAATCTTATTACAATATTTTTTAATTTTCTAATCATAACTCCATTCAAAATGTGTCGTAATAAAACCAGGTTCTTTCCCCATCCAGTCACCAGCTTCACGTCCATTTTGTAAAACAGTGAACGTTAGAATATCCTCCTCAATTACTAGACTATTCTGTTTATTGATAATAACATATAAATCTAAAGAGTATTTATCAACATTTAAAAAATTTGCGGGAATTTTAAATTTAACAATGTTTTCTCCTACTTTTAAAGGATCATGATTATTGGTCGAAGTGAAAATAGTTAGATTTTCAGAATTTTTAAAAACGAACGACAAATGAATTCTATCAGTTTTTGTTTTCACAAAACATTTAGTTTGAATGAAGAACTCAGTGTTTTGTTCTAATATTTTTAAACTTAAACCGTTTGCAGAAACGATTTTTATTTCTTGCATTGAAAATTGTGGAGAATTATAGTCTTTTACACTTTGATCAAATTGCACTCCCATGCTTTCTTTTAATCTGTCTCCACTATAATTGATCAGTGCTTCATTAATTTCCCCATTAAAAACTAGATTTCCATTTTTTAAGACTATACCACTATTACAAAGAGTTTTCACCGCCGTCAAATTATGACTCACAAACAAAACCGTTCTCCCTTCCCCTTTACTTACATCACCCATTTTCCCCAAACATTTTTTCTGAAATTCAGCGTCACCAACGGCGAGAACTTCATCCACAATCAAAATTTCAGATTCTAAATGTGCCGCAACTGCAAATGCCAAACGAACATACATTCCGGAAGAATATCTTTTAACCGGCGTATCAATATATCTTTCAACACCAGAGAAATCGACAATCTCATCAAATTTACGTTTGATTTCTTTCCGCGTCATTCCGAGGATAGCTCCATTCAGGTAAATGTTTTCCCTGCCGGTCATTTCTGGATGAAATCCTGTTCCGACTTCTAATAAAGAGGCAATTCGTCCGTTGGTATGGATTTTACCTGTAGTTGGTTTGGTAACTTTACTTAATAGTTTTAAAAGCGTCGATTTTCCTGCGCCATTTCTGCCAATAATCCCGACAGCATCACCTTGTTCAATTTCAAAACTAATATCACGCAAAGACCAAACATATTCGCTTTCCCCTTTTGAAGCACGGTCGTTGGCCTCCCCAATTTTCAAATAGGGATCTTCTTTGCCACGAACTTGATGCCAGAATCGGTTAAGGTCATGAGATAAAGTGCCCGTTCCAACTTGTCCGAGACGATATTGTTTTGATATGTTTTCTGCCTTTAATGCAAGCATTTTGTGTTCTTTAATAATTTTTTTTAAACTACTTGTGATTTGCTTTTCGTCGCAGTTTTCACTTGTCTCTTTTCACTTGTCTTTTCTAAACCGTATCCATAAAACTTTTCTCTACCTTATTGAAGGTTACCGTTCCGATGACCAAAAGTATGAGAATAATTCCAGTGCTGATGAGCAGCATTTCTACAGTAAATTCTCCCTGGCCCATCCAGCCATATTTAAAGCATTCGAAAATTCCGGTGAGTGGATTGTAGTAAGCCAGTTCTTTCCATACACCTTCAATAGAAGAAACAGGATAAATAACGGGTGTTGCATACATCATTAAACTCACACCAAAGGTTAAAAGCATCTGAAGGTCACGATATTTTGTGGTTAATGCAGAGAAAATCATCCCAACTCCTAATGCAAAAATAGCCATTAATACAATTAAAAAAGGGGTAGCCAAAATCCAAATATTAGGCTCGATTTCACCTTTAGAAAAATAAAAAATCCAGACTGCTAAGAAAAGCGTAAACTGAACGCCAAATTTCATCAGGTTTGAAATAACAATCGTTATGGGCATGACCAATCGCGGGAAATAAACTTTACCGAAAATACTAGCATTGGCGGTGAAAATATTAGACGTGCCCGTTAGGCACGAAGAGAAATAGTTCCAAAGCGTAATTCCTGAAAGATAAAATAAAACCTGTGGAATGCTGTCTGTCGAAAGTTTTGCTATGTTTCCAAATACAAATACAAAAACGATTGTAGTAAAAATTGGGTTAATGAAGAACCAAAGTGGACCTAAAATTGTCTGTTTAAACGAAGACACAAAATCCCTTTTTACAAACATGTAGACCAAGTCTTTGTATCGCCAAACTTCTTTTAATTTGAGATCAAAAAGGGAATGATTAGATTCAATAGTTTCTGTCCATTGTTGTTGTTTCGGCTCAAGCATCTAAATTTGTGATTTTTTGCAAAATTAAAGTAATTTAATCAATATTGGCTACCGATATTCGGCTAAGTATTAACGAGGTTAGGAATAATGGAACGTACAATCGGATCTCGTACAAAATTCCAGTATAAAAGCACACTACCAGATAAGGTGTTGCCAATAAATGAAAAAGCAGAATATGCTTAATCGCTTTCTGATCTTTCGCCAAGATTAAAGTGAAAATGAAGAATACGATCCAAAATAAAATACCTAATATATTTTTAGGTTGTGTGAAATTTTGAATGAATAAGTTACCATCATTTGTGGTGAAATTCTCACTCATTACCCTCAATCCGAAATAAACTGCCATAAAGATCATCACCAAAATAACAATAAGTGAAACACTCTTTTTTTGAATTCCAAATTTCGAGTACAATAATGTTGCAGCCAACGAAAGTGATAAGGCAGATGATTCTCTGTTCAGTGTAGAAAAAAGCAGGATCACACTAAGTATGATTATGTTGAAAAATGACTGGTCTTTTAAATATTGAAGCAGTACATAAAAAAACAGCAGTAAGAAGAAATAACTGGACACATCATAAGGAACAATCACAAATTGGGTCAAGCCTATAATAAATACAGCGACAGCAACAAAAAGTGTTTTTTCTGAATGGGATGCGATAAAACTTTTGGACTCTGTTATAAGTACCAAAATGAACGCTGACAGTATAATGAACACCGTATTTAAAATATAAAAAGATAAATACATCTGTGGCTCTGCCTGCGGATTGATGAACTTTAATTTAAAGATACTGTAATCAATATTTAAAGTGGACAAACATTCATAAACAGCACCTAAGAGGTAACCACTTAATATCCGATACTGGTAAATTCCGGACTGAAATTGATCTTGAAAATGGGCGTAATTTA comes from the Chryseobacterium sp. SNU WT5 genome and includes:
- a CDS encoding glycosyltransferase family 61 protein translates to MIRKLKNIVIRLLSTNIFFDIYFLSFLQIKILNKLRGEKKSVFKIKHFNRLNPAKKILDGYDYISKTQNNININIPNLNLYLIENALINSRSSAIIKGTNIYYEAINNNERFNEGYIERHSKKIALVRLNDIEKIDEGFFLAGNGSHNWYHWMIEILPKMMYYQSDQTNYILVDESCKYIQSMAESLRVFTKLLNLKIIYLNKHKTYKVKKLYFINEVNKVIFNQFDSKNNHFPLYYYRQNSLRSMALKFQNIYFNDNFYPEKVYLERKGSHRIAQNQRDLLNKITDRGFKNIDLITKSIDEQVNIFYKAKTLIGITGAAWTNILFCKANSKVIIFMPNNYKAFSFYSEMAEMLSVNLSYLYYENGDNEHSKSNFTIDLQQLDNFLTTEND
- a CDS encoding ABC transporter permease; this translates as MLEPKQQQWTETIESNHSLFDLKLKEVWRYKDLVYMFVKRDFVSSFKQTILGPLWFFINPIFTTIVFVFVFGNIAKLSTDSIPQVLFYLSGITLWNYFSSCLTGTSNIFTANASIFGKVYFPRLVMPITIVISNLMKFGVQFTLFLAVWIFYFSKGEIEPNIWILATPFLIVLMAIFALGVGMIFSALTTKYRDLQMLLTFGVSLMMYATPVIYPVSSIEGVWKELAYYNPLTGIFECFKYGWMGQGEFTVEMLLISTGIILILLVIGTVTFNKVEKSFMDTV
- a CDS encoding ABC transporter ATP-binding protein, translating into MLALKAENISKQYRLGQVGTGTLSHDLNRFWHQVRGKEDPYLKIGEANDRASKGESEYVWSLRDISFEIEQGDAVGIIGRNGAGKSTLLKLLSKVTKPTTGKIHTNGRIASLLEVGTGFHPEMTGRENIYLNGAILGMTRKEIKRKFDEIVDFSGVERYIDTPVKRYSSGMYVRLAFAVAAHLESEILIVDEVLAVGDAEFQKKCLGKMGDVSKGEGRTVLFVSHNLTAVKTLCNSGIVLKNGNLVFNGEINEALINYSGDRLKESMGVQFDQSVKDYNSPQFSMQEIKIVSANGLSLKILEQNTEFFIQTKCFVKTKTDRIHLSFVFKNSENLTIFTSTNNHDPLKVGENIVKFKIPANFLNVDKYSLDLYVIINKQNSLVIEEDILTFTVLQNGREAGDWMGKEPGFITTHFEWSYD